The following are encoded together in the Spiroplasma apis B31 genome:
- the gyrB gene encoding DNA topoisomerase (ATP-hydrolyzing) subunit B has product MEKKYGANQIQVLEGLEAVRKRPGMYIGNTNKNGLHHLIWEILDNAVDEALAGYCNEITIILTEKNEIIIQDNGRGIPIDIHPKTQKTTLETIFTVLHAGGKFDEDTYKISGGLHGVGASVVNALSVYVEAMVLRDSKIYHQRFSEGGTKATPLKIIGTSDTNGTIIKFKPDPEIFKDTILFDFKTIQSKIKQLAFLNKGLKFFLYDQEKDKLSTFIFEDGIKDYIKEINSGKEKINDQIFYIASSYGKIEAEIAIQYNDSYDDNVFSFCNNIFTSEGGTHEDGFKNSLIRSINHYVNELKNFKGNKFVWDDLKEGLCAIISVKHPDPLYEGQTKSKLSNNDAKDAVTNIAVEGFTEYLLKNPADAKKIIEKLLVSQKARKAAQRAREDIRRKTTIDSFSLPGKLADCESKDANESELYLVEGDSAGGSAKTGRNRKHQAILSLKGKVLNVEKVKQSKAFENNEIQSIIAAIGVGVKKDFDITKLRYNKIIIMTDADVDGAHIRVLLLTFFYRYMKDLILNGNIYIAQPPLYKIENDKKRVAYAYSDSELEILKNNEFKDTKYVIQRYKGLGEMDPIQLWETTMDPNTRTMLQIKVEDAFLANEVFSSLMGENPELRRNFITDNAQFVENIDI; this is encoded by the coding sequence ATGGAAAAGAAATATGGAGCTAATCAGATCCAAGTTTTAGAGGGTTTGGAAGCCGTAAGAAAAAGACCTGGTATGTATATTGGTAATACTAACAAAAACGGTCTACACCATTTAATTTGAGAAATACTTGATAATGCTGTTGATGAAGCATTAGCAGGTTATTGTAATGAAATTACAATAATTCTAACTGAAAAAAATGAAATAATAATTCAAGATAATGGTCGAGGAATTCCAATCGATATACATCCAAAAACACAAAAAACGACTTTAGAGACTATATTTACTGTTTTACATGCAGGTGGAAAGTTTGATGAAGATACTTACAAAATATCAGGTGGCTTGCATGGAGTAGGAGCGTCAGTTGTTAATGCTCTTTCTGTATATGTAGAGGCAATGGTACTACGAGATAGTAAAATATATCATCAGAGATTTTCTGAAGGTGGCACTAAAGCAACACCGCTGAAAATAATTGGAACATCTGATACAAACGGAACTATAATAAAGTTTAAACCCGATCCAGAGATTTTTAAGGATACTATACTTTTTGACTTTAAAACCATACAATCAAAAATTAAGCAATTAGCTTTTCTGAATAAAGGTTTAAAATTTTTTTTATACGACCAAGAAAAAGATAAGTTAAGTACTTTTATATTTGAAGATGGTATAAAGGATTATATAAAAGAAATAAATAGTGGTAAAGAAAAAATAAACGATCAAATTTTTTACATAGCAAGTAGTTACGGAAAAATTGAAGCTGAGATTGCAATACAATACAATGATTCGTATGACGATAACGTATTCTCATTTTGTAATAATATTTTTACTTCCGAAGGTGGAACACATGAAGATGGATTTAAAAACTCATTAATTAGGTCGATAAATCATTATGTGAATGAACTTAAAAACTTCAAAGGAAATAAGTTCGTTTGAGATGACTTAAAAGAAGGTTTATGTGCAATTATATCAGTTAAACATCCTGATCCACTTTATGAAGGTCAAACCAAATCTAAGTTGTCAAATAATGATGCAAAAGATGCTGTAACTAATATTGCAGTCGAAGGATTTACAGAGTATTTGTTGAAAAACCCTGCAGACGCAAAAAAAATAATTGAAAAATTACTTGTATCTCAAAAAGCTAGAAAAGCAGCTCAAAGAGCACGTGAAGACATTAGACGAAAAACAACTATAGATAGTTTCTCATTACCAGGTAAACTTGCTGATTGTGAATCTAAAGATGCAAATGAGTCTGAATTATATTTAGTCGAGGGTGACTCTGCTGGAGGTTCTGCAAAAACCGGTAGAAATAGAAAACATCAAGCAATCTTATCTCTAAAAGGTAAAGTATTGAATGTTGAAAAAGTAAAACAATCGAAAGCTTTTGAAAATAATGAAATACAATCAATTATTGCAGCTATTGGAGTAGGAGTCAAAAAAGACTTTGATATTACAAAACTGAGATACAATAAAATAATAATTATGACAGATGCTGATGTTGATGGGGCACATATAAGGGTGTTACTATTAACATTTTTCTACAGATATATGAAAGATTTAATTCTCAATGGAAACATCTATATTGCTCAACCACCACTTTATAAAATTGAAAATGACAAAAAAAGAGTCGCGTATGCATACTCAGATAGTGAATTAGAAATACTAAAAAATAATGAATTTAAAGACACTAAGTATGTTATTCAAAGATATAAAGGATTAGGAGAAATGGATCCAATACAATTATGGGAAACCACTATGGACCCAAATACTAGAACAATGCTTCAAATCAAAGTAGAAGATGCTTTCTTAGCTAATGAAGTATTTTCAAGTTTAATGGGTGAAAATCCAGAGTTGAGAAGAAATTTTATTACAGATAATGCACAATTTGTAGAAAACATTGATATTTAA
- the serS gene encoding serine--tRNA ligase, translated as MIDIKFIEDNYELVLQSLNKRQGNYEGVLKKVLKLNEERKELIKVIEEKKAKKNQITKTYGDLVKRNQSIVDLKNEVLKINEFIESRESDFKKIVDELNNCLLEIPNIPNENIPLGVSDEDNLEVRTWPGLGLKKDGEAHWDIATKLNLVDFELGSKLSGARFLVYTGKGSKMVRAIADVLLTRHTKNGYKEISVPLLVNKEIMFGTGQLPKFEDDAYKIDDKYLIPTSEVPLTNLVRNETLKSTDLPIYLTSFSQCFRREAGSAGRDTKGMIRLHQFNKVEMVKITDETSSFIELEKMVTDAEDCLKLFNIPYRVVELCGGDIGFSSKKTYDLEVWFPNQNKYREISSCSNCGDFQARRMKAKYRDKEGKTKYVHTLNGSGLAIDRLFAAILENYYDGQKLILPEVLKPYFNGDEFITQ; from the coding sequence ATGATAGATATTAAGTTTATTGAAGATAACTATGAACTTGTTTTACAAAGTCTAAACAAGCGACAAGGAAACTATGAAGGTGTGTTAAAAAAAGTACTTAAGTTGAATGAAGAAAGAAAAGAACTTATCAAGGTTATAGAAGAAAAGAAAGCTAAAAAAAATCAAATTACAAAGACTTATGGAGATTTAGTAAAAAGGAACCAAAGTATTGTTGACTTGAAAAATGAAGTACTAAAAATTAATGAATTTATCGAGAGTAGAGAATCCGATTTCAAAAAAATTGTGGATGAACTAAATAACTGTTTGTTAGAAATACCTAATATTCCTAATGAGAATATACCTTTGGGAGTTAGTGACGAAGACAATTTAGAGGTCAGAACATGACCAGGACTAGGGTTAAAAAAAGATGGTGAAGCTCATTGAGATATAGCAACAAAGCTGAATCTTGTAGATTTTGAATTAGGTAGTAAGTTATCAGGAGCTAGATTTTTAGTTTATACAGGTAAGGGTTCAAAGATGGTAAGAGCGATAGCTGACGTATTACTAACTAGACATACTAAAAATGGATATAAAGAAATATCAGTTCCTCTCCTAGTAAATAAAGAAATCATGTTTGGAACAGGACAACTTCCTAAGTTTGAGGATGATGCATATAAAATAGATGATAAATATCTCATTCCAACATCTGAAGTTCCATTGACTAACCTTGTTCGTAACGAAACTTTGAAATCTACCGATCTGCCGATCTACCTTACCTCATTCTCTCAATGTTTTAGAAGAGAAGCGGGGAGCGCAGGAAGAGATACAAAAGGGATGATTAGACTACATCAGTTTAATAAAGTAGAGATGGTTAAAATAACAGACGAGACCTCCTCATTTATAGAACTTGAAAAAATGGTAACTGATGCCGAGGATTGCCTTAAATTATTTAATATACCATACAGAGTTGTTGAACTTTGTGGGGGAGATATCGGCTTCTCATCTAAAAAAACATATGATCTTGAGGTTTGATTTCCAAACCAAAATAAATATAGGGAAATATCATCTTGTTCTAACTGTGGGGACTTTCAAGCAAGAAGAATGAAAGCTAAATATAGAGACAAAGAAGGAAAAACAAAGTATGTTCACACACTTAACGGTTCTGGTCTAGCGATTGATAGATTATTTGCGGCTATTTTGGAAAATTATTACGATGGTCAAAAATTAATTCTACCTGAAGTATTAAAACCGTATTTCAATGGAGATGAATTTATTACCCAATAA
- a CDS encoding deaminase, which translates to MFDDYFNILLKELNKCLNTNDVPVAALLIRDNKVEFKARNVREKNKDIAGHAEIKVINKCFLRQKSKNMSEYKMVVSLQPCFMCIAAMEQSNIKEVYYYLNNKKCDYENLKTKLKMIKLENKERCKVLENMLVSFFQDLRKN; encoded by the coding sequence ATGTTTGATGATTACTTTAATATTCTCTTAAAAGAACTTAATAAATGTCTTAATACGAATGATGTACCAGTGGCTGCTTTGTTAATAAGAGACAATAAAGTGGAGTTTAAGGCACGTAATGTGAGGGAAAAAAACAAAGATATAGCAGGGCATGCTGAGATAAAAGTTATAAATAAATGTTTTCTACGTCAAAAGTCTAAAAATATGAGTGAATATAAAATGGTTGTTAGTTTACAACCTTGTTTTATGTGTATAGCTGCAATGGAGCAATCTAATATAAAAGAAGTTTATTATTACTTAAATAATAAAAAATGTGACTATGAAAATCTAAAAACAAAATTAAAAATGATAAAATTAGAAAATAAGGAAAGATGTAAAGTTCTTGAAAACATGTTAGTATCGTTCTTCCAAGATTTAAGAAAAAATTAG
- the dnaX gene encoding DNA polymerase III subunit gamma/tau produces MENKKALYRLYRPINFDQVAGHDGVKEILISQIRSNNFPHALLFSGQRGTGKTSVAKIFAKVVNCQNLIDYNPCENCLSCLEFNKNSHADIFEMDAASNNGVDEIRNLKTNTTTLPTFSKYKVYIIDEVHMLTNSAFNALLKTLEEPPKHVLFVLATTELSKIPATIISRCQLFNFKSIKKEALKNKIKEICFNEKKQITEETLDEIFYMSEGSLRDALNYLEQAMTISGEVISVEELKKIFYISTKKEKLDLIKAILNNENTVIIKYFNSANEAGVDFQTLVLGLIDLLKEIIEYKLTNNLGVLKILSIEEIETLKYINKETLFEIVESLINAFSKSKNSSISFQYILISVLRIATNINPQETNKYSSSNETKTIEVKEDTFPNLDKQEMNIIFNNDLISGENNVNQNLNDVVSTLKPDIDSYADIKHIENHENIDDESNLNDSEFVYSEENLLKAQMKLLLEEPRTSDVIDFSDDLIISILIGADKNTRTKLSDLLYSVFDEKMGWSYTQKFICFYNTKLSAANDKGLIILCEDRSIARLINNKLQKKDFRKMIFDLFQLETKILAVEKTRWKHIKNEYLFRKQNGVFNVNVPNQSVEEFYEQVVKTKDDINNENEFYSKAKEILGVDNIKVVD; encoded by the coding sequence ATGGAAAATAAAAAAGCGTTATATAGACTTTATAGACCAATTAATTTTGATCAAGTTGCAGGTCACGATGGAGTCAAAGAGATTTTAATATCACAAATTAGATCTAATAACTTTCCTCATGCTTTACTTTTTTCTGGTCAAAGAGGTACGGGTAAAACTTCTGTAGCAAAAATATTTGCTAAGGTTGTAAATTGCCAAAACCTAATAGATTATAATCCATGCGAAAATTGTCTAAGTTGTTTAGAATTTAACAAAAACTCTCATGCAGACATATTCGAGATGGATGCTGCATCAAATAATGGTGTTGATGAAATAAGAAATTTAAAAACAAATACTACAACACTTCCGACCTTCTCTAAATATAAAGTTTATATAATTGACGAAGTTCACATGCTTACGAACTCAGCTTTTAACGCATTACTTAAAACGTTGGAAGAACCACCTAAGCATGTGTTATTTGTTTTAGCAACTACTGAATTATCGAAAATACCCGCAACTATAATATCTCGTTGCCAACTTTTTAATTTTAAAAGTATAAAAAAAGAAGCACTAAAAAACAAAATTAAAGAGATTTGCTTCAACGAAAAAAAACAAATCACAGAAGAGACGCTTGATGAAATTTTTTATATGTCCGAGGGTTCTTTAAGGGATGCGTTGAATTATTTGGAACAAGCGATGACAATATCTGGTGAAGTTATTTCAGTAGAAGAGCTAAAAAAAATCTTTTACATTTCTACAAAAAAAGAGAAATTAGATTTGATTAAGGCAATATTAAATAATGAGAATACCGTAATTATTAAATATTTCAATAGTGCAAATGAAGCTGGTGTAGATTTTCAAACGCTTGTACTTGGTTTAATTGATCTATTGAAAGAAATTATAGAATATAAATTAACAAATAACTTAGGGGTTTTGAAAATATTAAGTATAGAAGAAATTGAAACTTTGAAATATATAAATAAAGAAACTTTATTTGAAATTGTAGAAAGTCTAATTAATGCATTTTCTAAATCAAAAAACTCATCCATAAGCTTTCAATATATTTTGATAAGCGTCTTAAGAATAGCTACAAACATCAATCCACAAGAAACAAACAAATATTCGTCGTCCAATGAGACAAAAACTATAGAGGTTAAAGAAGATACTTTTCCAAATTTAGACAAACAGGAGATGAATATAATTTTCAATAATGATTTGATAAGCGGTGAAAATAACGTTAATCAAAATTTAAATGATGTAGTTAGCACATTGAAACCTGATATAGATTCTTATGCGGATATTAAACATATTGAAAATCACGAAAACATCGATGATGAATCAAATCTTAATGATAGCGAGTTTGTTTACTCGGAAGAAAATCTTTTAAAGGCACAAATGAAATTATTACTTGAAGAACCGAGAACTTCTGATGTTATCGACTTTAGTGATGATTTAATAATATCAATATTGATTGGTGCTGATAAAAATACACGTACAAAGTTATCTGACTTGCTCTACTCTGTGTTTGATGAAAAAATGGGTTGGAGTTACACTCAAAAGTTTATATGCTTTTATAATACAAAATTATCTGCTGCAAACGATAAGGGTCTTATAATACTATGTGAAGACAGGTCTATAGCTCGTTTAATCAACAATAAGTTACAGAAAAAAGATTTTAGAAAAATGATATTCGATTTATTTCAATTAGAAACAAAAATATTAGCTGTTGAAAAAACTAGGTGGAAACATATTAAGAACGAATATCTATTTAGAAAGCAAAACGGTGTTTTTAATGTTAATGTTCCGAATCAGTCTGTCGAGGAGTTTTACGAACAAGTGGTAAAAACAAAAGATGACATCAATAACGAGAACGAGTTTTATAGTAAAGCAAAAGAGATTCTTGGCGTTGATAACATAAAGGTAGTTGATTAG
- a CDS encoding toprim domain-containing protein, which yields METLIELLKKIDGIGKKSAEKILVDLISNKESLISIDNVIKSIETDYVECERCYYFKYKNRCAFCDDSSRNKNILCVVSSVLDAQRILHSDFRGVIHVLKGEINVNKNRFPENLTLKELFVRINPEVEVLLALNLTFNGEVTSNYIANAIKSKANKVSRIARGIPLGGMLDYIDNETLNDAIKNRKKV from the coding sequence ATGGAAACACTTATTGAATTGTTAAAAAAAATAGATGGAATAGGGAAAAAAAGTGCGGAGAAAATTCTTGTTGATTTAATATCCAATAAAGAAAGTTTGATTTCTATAGATAATGTTATCAAATCGATTGAGACTGATTATGTCGAATGCGAAAGGTGCTATTATTTCAAATATAAGAACCGTTGTGCTTTTTGTGATGACAGTTCAAGAAACAAAAATATATTGTGTGTGGTGTCTTCTGTTTTAGATGCACAAAGAATATTACATAGTGATTTTAGAGGAGTTATTCATGTTCTTAAAGGGGAAATCAACGTAAACAAAAATAGGTTTCCAGAAAATTTAACTTTGAAAGAATTATTTGTTAGAATTAATCCAGAAGTAGAAGTATTGTTAGCATTGAATTTAACATTCAACGGAGAAGTCACATCTAATTACATAGCCAATGCCATAAAAAGTAAAGCGAATAAAGTCTCAAGGATTGCTAGGGGTATACCACTAGGTGGTATGTTAGATTATATCGATAATGAAACACTTAATGATGCTATAAAAAACAGAAAAAAAGTTTAA
- the tmk gene encoding dTMP kinase: MLFISLEGIDGSGKTTISKMIKDKLLQKGYQVLLTREPGGEPMSENIRKIILDPEAKITPWTETLLYVAARKQHLDTIIIPALKKGIIVICDRFMDSTSAYQGCGRNIGMADVDELQNIVLGSTKPDLTIFFDITPKEAQIRLINRKRTVDRLEQEDQKFHEAVYEGYQMLISENSDRIKVVDSRKQINEVLQQVDFLVANAINERMKK, translated from the coding sequence ATGTTATTTATTTCACTAGAAGGAATTGATGGTTCTGGAAAAACCACAATATCAAAAATGATTAAGGATAAATTACTGCAAAAAGGTTACCAGGTACTATTGACAAGAGAACCGGGTGGAGAACCTATGTCTGAGAATATTAGAAAAATAATCTTGGATCCAGAAGCAAAAATTACTCCTTGAACAGAAACACTTCTCTATGTTGCGGCAAGAAAGCAACACTTAGATACCATAATAATACCCGCATTAAAAAAAGGGATTATCGTTATTTGTGACAGGTTTATGGACTCAACATCAGCATATCAAGGTTGTGGAAGAAATATTGGAATGGCAGACGTTGACGAGTTACAAAATATAGTATTAGGTTCTACAAAACCAGATTTAACAATATTTTTTGATATCACTCCAAAAGAAGCGCAAATACGATTGATCAATAGAAAAAGAACCGTGGATAGGTTAGAACAAGAAGATCAGAAGTTTCATGAGGCAGTTTATGAAGGTTATCAAATGCTAATATCAGAAAACTCAGATCGCATAAAAGTTGTAGACTCAAGAAAACAAATTAATGAAGTATTACAACAAGTTGATTTTCTTGTTGCTAACGCGATAAATGAAAGAATGAAAAAGTAA
- a CDS encoding DNA polymerase III subunit delta': MELNGVYGYVNELLLKKIMYQAIIVSGDNQKLLNECAHELSRMLVCENNSLSFDDCAWCVKANKNLLSNVVELGDANTEIKKTSVSAMIREFNTSNIEQNDKRIYIVKNAENLNLQAANAILKFLEEPTKNTFAIFLTIDRNAILQTIRSRCKFLTLNTCKKEYSKSNNLTILIDKKQKQKILLYGQVLKKQDKEEVLDILEVLYNYLLIKGFPSIAEKALDLIRIIQKGGSHFLAIEDLLISISEVI; this comes from the coding sequence ATGGAATTAAATGGTGTTTATGGGTATGTAAATGAATTACTTTTAAAAAAAATAATGTACCAAGCAATAATTGTTTCTGGTGATAATCAGAAACTATTAAATGAATGTGCACACGAACTATCAAGAATGTTAGTTTGTGAAAATAACTCTTTAAGTTTTGATGACTGTGCTTGATGTGTTAAGGCGAATAAAAACTTATTATCAAACGTTGTTGAATTAGGCGATGCTAACACTGAAATAAAGAAAACATCAGTTTCAGCTATGATAAGAGAATTTAACACTAGCAACATTGAACAAAATGATAAAAGAATATATATTGTAAAAAATGCTGAAAATTTAAACTTACAAGCAGCAAATGCAATCTTGAAGTTCTTAGAAGAACCAACAAAAAACACGTTTGCAATATTTTTAACCATAGACAGAAATGCAATTCTACAAACCATAAGGTCAAGGTGTAAGTTTTTAACGTTGAATACTTGTAAAAAAGAGTATTCAAAAAGTAATAATTTAACAATACTTATAGATAAAAAACAAAAACAAAAAATATTACTCTATGGTCAGGTTCTGAAAAAGCAAGATAAAGAGGAAGTTTTAGACATACTCGAAGTTCTGTATAATTATTTGTTAATAAAAGGTTTTCCTTCGATTGCTGAAAAAGCACTAGATCTGATTAGAATAATTCAAAAAGGCGGTAGTCATTTTTTGGCGATAGAGGATCTTTTGATTAGTATAAGTGAGGTAATCTAG
- a CDS encoding tRNA1(Val) (adenine(37)-N6)-methyltransferase, which translates to MEVLNNVLGFKDLKIIQNTKMFSFSLDSVLLSNYYKPNKKVKFIADFGTNNGIIPLLISRISDCRIWGLEIQKEACNLAKKNMLLNNLEHRVSIIECDLREYVKNKNNFFDVVYSNPPFFKVDDGSKLNKKSEHLIPARHETSLTLDETIYSAKVALKNGGTLVMIHLAERLEEIVVSLKQHNFSLKTLRIVYSKKGGIAKKVLLTAINDGNQGITILEPLYVHNPDGSYTEEVIKMFGETNEKISE; encoded by the coding sequence GTGGAAGTTCTAAATAATGTGTTAGGTTTTAAAGACTTAAAGATAATACAAAACACAAAGATGTTTTCGTTCTCGCTTGATTCAGTACTTCTATCAAATTATTATAAACCTAACAAAAAAGTTAAATTTATTGCTGATTTTGGGACCAATAATGGCATTATACCTTTGTTAATTTCAAGGATTTCTGATTGTAGAATTTGAGGTTTAGAAATTCAAAAAGAAGCGTGTAACTTAGCTAAAAAAAATATGCTTCTGAATAACTTAGAACATAGGGTTAGCATTATTGAATGTGATTTAAGAGAATATGTAAAGAATAAGAATAACTTTTTTGATGTCGTATACTCTAACCCGCCATTCTTTAAAGTGGATGATGGATCAAAACTTAACAAAAAAAGTGAGCATTTAATTCCTGCAAGACACGAAACTTCACTGACTCTAGATGAAACGATATACTCAGCTAAAGTGGCCCTAAAAAACGGAGGAACACTTGTTATGATACATTTAGCTGAAAGGTTAGAGGAAATAGTTGTTTCTTTAAAACAACATAATTTCTCTTTAAAAACATTAAGGATTGTTTATTCTAAAAAAGGTGGGATTGCAAAAAAAGTATTGTTGACAGCAATAAATGATGGTAATCAAGGAATTACAATATTAGAACCACTTTATGTGCATAACCCAGATGGTTCATACACTGAAGAAGTTATTAAAATGTTTGGTGAAACTAATGAGAAAATTTCAGAATAA
- the tilS gene encoding tRNA lysidine(34) synthetase TilS, translating into MRKFQNKKFLIGLSGGPDSVYLLNKIKNKIPKNNLIACHVNYNYREDSSVDKNICIKICEKYNIKLFVKEVLVDYKRLSVNFEAWAREVRYEYFCELVSQQLADVILIAHNQNDDVETFLMQLQKNSLPNHYGIEKLSYYKSTPIYRPILNIKKSRIMKYLIKNKIAYAIDSTNENSMFTRNKVRKSLMENDFRRLLKEKKNKNKQLKIWDKKIRKTLEKGFLSVKDLSNVFEYNQRLVFEYFKSKDVGSLLFTRKKATLKELIKQLLSNKTFLKISLGGYSLIKDYNLIYLLKDNEWQTITLKNNNAQSDMSYFSNIKEIKTILDKHKIGENLIITNDWKTFKDKVFYKNKKLSKYYKDNKISYLKRNRVGLVIKDNMLLLNEKL; encoded by the coding sequence ATGAGAAAATTTCAGAATAAAAAGTTTTTGATAGGACTCTCTGGTGGACCAGATAGCGTTTATTTGTTGAATAAGATCAAAAACAAGATACCAAAAAATAACTTAATTGCTTGCCATGTAAATTATAACTATCGAGAAGACTCGTCAGTTGATAAAAATATTTGCATAAAAATTTGCGAAAAGTATAACATAAAACTATTTGTTAAAGAAGTCCTTGTTGATTACAAAAGATTAAGTGTTAATTTTGAAGCTTGAGCTAGAGAAGTGAGATATGAGTACTTTTGTGAATTAGTTAGTCAACAACTCGCTGATGTCATTTTGATTGCGCATAATCAGAATGACGATGTGGAAACCTTTTTAATGCAATTACAGAAGAACTCTCTTCCTAACCACTATGGTATAGAGAAATTGAGTTATTATAAGAGTACTCCTATATATAGACCCATTTTAAATATAAAAAAATCAAGAATCATGAAATACCTAATTAAAAATAAAATCGCTTACGCAATTGATAGTACAAATGAAAATTCAATGTTTACTAGAAATAAAGTTAGAAAAAGTCTTATGGAAAATGATTTTAGAAGGCTTTTAAAAGAAAAGAAAAATAAAAATAAACAATTAAAAATATGAGATAAAAAAATCCGTAAAACGTTGGAAAAAGGATTTTTATCAGTTAAAGATTTATCCAATGTTTTCGAGTATAATCAAAGACTCGTATTTGAGTATTTTAAGAGTAAAGATGTTGGTAGCTTGCTTTTCACACGAAAAAAAGCCACTCTTAAAGAATTGATTAAACAATTGCTTAGCAACAAAACCTTCCTGAAAATCAGTTTGGGTGGTTATTCTCTAATCAAAGATTACAATCTGATATACCTGCTAAAAGACAATGAATGACAAACCATAACTTTAAAAAACAATAATGCTCAAAGCGACATGTCTTACTTTTCAAATATAAAAGAAATTAAAACCATATTAGACAAGCATAAAATAGGTGAAAACCTTATAATAACAAACGATTGAAAAACTTTTAAAGACAAAGTCTTTTACAAAAATAAAAAGTTATCTAAATATTATAAGGATAACAAAATCTCATATTTGAAAAGAAATAGGGTTGGGTTGGTAATTAAAGATAACATGCTTTTATTAAATGAAAAACTTTAA